In Pristiophorus japonicus isolate sPriJap1 unplaced genomic scaffold, sPriJap1.hap1 HAP1_SCAFFOLD_253, whole genome shotgun sequence, a genomic segment contains:
- the LOC139247067 gene encoding cell surface glycoprotein 1-like translates to MDNPNSDRPERRTAIIARELRRLDIDIAALSESRQAGEGQLKEQGGGYTTFWKDPETQTHRPRPTDPDPQIHRYRPTDPETQTHRPRPTDPETQIHSDPDPLTETHRPLAQIPRPPDPQTQRIRPTDPDPETHRPIPTGSDPQTTDPEQQNQTHRPRDPGPQTHRRIPADPQVQIHRPTDPDPQAQTHRPRPTDPETHRPRDTDPQAQTHRPRPTDPETHRPRDTDPQAQTHRPTDPPDTDSETQTNRPKPTETQTHRPRTTDLQRRRPRDPDKQTQTHRPTVTQTHRHIDPDPQAQTQTHRPRPTDPLTQTHRHRPTDPDPQRLIDADPDPQTQTHRHRPTDPLTQTHRPRLTDPEQQTHRTRPPDPQNQTPRPTSTDPESQTHRPTSTNPDPQTPQTQTHRDPDQQTQTHRDPDPQTQRHTDPEPQTQNHRPRPTDSQNQTNRPTDPDPQTQRHTDPQPQTRTTDADPQTHRSRSTDPDPQTQIHRPRPPVPQIHRPPDPQTQTPSPTDPHTQIHRPRPTDTDPQIQRPRPRDPDPQTQTHRDPDQQTQTHRDPDPQTHRTRPTDPQTHRDLDPDQQTQTHRPRDPETQRPRDPETQRPRPTDPQKQTHSPRDPDPQTQRPRDTDPEPQTQTDRPPDTDPQTQTHRPTSTDPDPQTQTHRPRPRDPDPQTQIPRPTDQDPQIQTHRPYPQTIPTDPQIPRHRSPDPQTQRSTDPFPQTHRFRPTDPDPQAQNHRPRDTQTQRPRPRDTQTQTHRDPDTQTHRDPDTQSHRPRHPGAQTQTHRPRPTDPQNQTYRPIEIQTHRDPDPQRPRHRDPDPQRPDP, encoded by the exons acccagaaacccagacccacagacccagacccacagacccagacccacagaTCCACAGAtacagacccacagacccagaaacccagacccacagacccagacccacagacccagagaCCCAGATCCACAGCGACCCAGACCCACTGACCGAGACCCACAGACCCCTGGCACAGATCCCCAGACCcccagacccacagacccagagaatcagacccacagacccagacccagagaCCCACAGACCCATCCCCACAGGTTCAgacccacagaccacagacccagaacAACAGAAccagacccacagacccagagaCCCAGGCCCACAGACCCACAGACGCATCCCCGCAGACCCACAGGTTCAGATCCACAGACCTACAGACCCAGACCCACAGGCCCAGACCCACAGGcccagacccacagacccagagacacacagacccagagacacagacccacaggcccagacccacagacccagacccacagacccagagaCACACAGACCCAGAGACACAGACCCACAGGCCCAGACCCACAG ACCCACAGACCCCCCAGACACAGACTCAGAGACCCAGACCAACAGACCCAAACCCACAGAgacccagacccacagacccagaACCACAGACCTGCAGAGACGCAGACCCAGAGACCCAGACAAacagacccagacccacagacccacagtcacacagacacacagacacatagacCCAGACCCACAGgcacagacccagacccacagacccagacccacagaccCGCTGACCCAGACCCACAggcacagacccactgacccagacccacagagACTCATAGACGCAGACCCAgacccacagacacagacccacagacacagacccacagacccactgacccagacccacagacCAAGACTCACAGACCCAGAGCAACAGACCCACAGAACCAGGCCCCCAGACCCACAGAACCAGACCCCCAGACCCACATCCACAGACCCAGAGTcccagacccacagacccacatCCACTAACCCAGACCCACAGacgccccagacacagacccacagagACCCAGACCAACAGACCCAAACCCACAGAgacccagacccacagacccagagaCACACAGACCCAGAACCACAGACCCAGaaccacagacccagacccacagacTCACAGAACCAGACCaacagacccacagacccagacccacagacccagagaCACACAGACCCACAACCACAGACCAGAACCACGGACGCAGACCCACAGACTCACAGATCCAGAtccacagacccagacccacagacccagatccacagacccagacccccagtCCCACAGATCCACAGACCcccagacccacagacccagacccccagtCCCACAGACCCACATACCCAGAtccacagacccagacccacagacacagacccacagatCCAGAGACCCAGACCCAGAGACCCAgacccccagacacagacccacagagACCCAGACCAACAGACCCAAACCCACAGAGACCCAGACCCACAGACTCACAGAACCAGACCCACAGACCCCCAAACCCACAGAGACCTAGACCCAGACCAacagacccagacccacagacccagagaCCCAGAGACCCAGAGACCCAGAGACCCAGAGACCCAGAGACCCAGACCCACAGACCCCCAGAAACAGACCCACAGTCCCAGAgacccagacccacagacccagagaCCCAGAGACACAGACCCAGAGCCACAGACCCAGACCGACAGACCTCCAGACACAgatccccagacccagacccacagacccacatccacagacccagacccacagacccagacccacagacccagacccagagacccagacccacagacccagaTCCCCAGACCCACAGACCAAGACCCACAGATCCAGACCCACAGACCATACCCACAGACCATACCCACAGACCCACAGATCCCCAGACACAGATCTccagacccacagacccagagaTCCACAGACCCATTCCCACAGACTCACAGGTTCAgacccacagacccagacccacaggCCCAGAACCACAGACCCAGAGACACACAGACCCAGAGACCCAGACCCAgagacacacagacccagacacacagagacccagacacacagacccacagagacccagacacacagtcccacagacccagacacccaggcgcacagacccagacccacagacccagacccacagacccacagaaCCAGACCTACAGACCCATAGAGATCCAGACCCACAGAGACCCAGACCCACAGAGacccagacacagagacccagaccCACAGAGACCAGACCCATAG